One Pygocentrus nattereri isolate fPygNat1 chromosome 12, fPygNat1.pri, whole genome shotgun sequence DNA window includes the following coding sequences:
- the LOC108413945 gene encoding B-cell receptor CD22-like isoform X1 → MMLFIVTFQLLLFFQMRVLGAFGQDWSVKYTQTRKCALKGFTVYMSGDYRYPSHLEGVKRFWAINPGRKVEPVDLTTDPEYSGRTEYFEGRNKLFYLKLMNVTERDEHMYSIRITTNIESQRYLFYPGVTLNVTGLRVESPERVSEGNTTRLTCTTTCPLPDRPTYIWYKNGRRVDRNDEETNVLSLRPTRIEDTGSYSCAVRGYEGLPSPAAALSVRYSPKNVSVSISPSGEIVEGSSVTLTCSCNANPPADEYSWFKQKQFLGKGKDYTISNISSEDGGEYKCKTSNAEAVPSVVLYVAVVAALCGLAALLTVLIW, encoded by the exons ATG ATGTTATTCATAGTCACTTTCCAGCTGTTGCTCTTCTTTCAAATGAGAGTTCTGG GGGCTTTTGGTCAAGACTGGAGTGTGAAATACACTCAAACTcgaaaatgtgctttaaaaggATTCACAGTGTATATGTCCGGTGATTACAGATATCCATCACATCTTGAAGGGGTAAAGAGGTTTTGGGCAATAAATCCAGGCAGAAAAGTGGAACCAGTTGATCTGACTACAGATCCAGAATATTCAGGCAGGACTGAATACTTTGAAGGTCGAAATAAACTTTTCTATCTCAAACTGATGAACGTGACTGAGAGGGATGAGCACATGTACAGTATCAGAATCACAACAAACATAGAGTCACaaagatatttattttatcctgGAGTGACCCTCAACGTCACAG GCCTCAGAGTGGAGAGTCCTGAACGTGTTTCAGAGGGAAATACAACACGGCTGACCTGTACGACCACCTGCCCTCTGCCAGACAGACCGACATACATCTGGTATAAAAACGGACGGCGTGTCGATAGAAATGATGAAGAAACTAACGTCCTGTCCCTGCGGCCGACTAGAATAGAGGACACAGGCAGTTACAGCTGTGCTGTGAGAGGATATGAAGGCCTTCCTTCACCTGCTGCCGCACTCAGTGTCAGAT ATTCTCCGAAGAAcgtctcagtgtccatcagtccctctggtgaaatagtggagggcagttcagtgactctgacctgcagctgTAATGCAAACCCACCTGCGGATGAGTACAGCTGGTTTAAGCAGAAACAGTTTCTTGGAAAGGGCAAAGATTACACCATCTCTAACATCAGCTCTGAGGATGGTGGAGAGTACAAGTGCAAGACCAGCAATGCAGAGG CCGTCCCCTCTGTGGTCCTGTATGTAGCTGTTGTGGCTGCTCTTTGTGGTCTTGCAGCTCTTCTCACTGTACTTATCTGGTAA
- the LOC108413945 gene encoding B-cell receptor CD22-like isoform X2 — protein sequence MMLFIVTFQLLLFFQMRVLGAFGQDWSVKYTQTRKCALKGFTVYMSGDYRYPSHLEGVKRFWAINPGRKVEPVDLTTDPEYSGRTEYFEGRNKLFYLKLMNVTERDEHMYSIRITTNIESQRYLFYPGVTLNVTGLRVESPERVSEGNTTRLTCTTTCPLPDRPTYIWYKNGRRVDRNDEETNVLSLRPTRIEDTGSYSCAVRGYEGLPSPAAALSVRYSPKNVSVSISPSGEIVEGSSVTLTCSCNANPPADEYSWFKQKQFLGKGKDYTISNISSEDGGEYKCKTSNAEGQLYSSSVTLNVVGKPSPLWSCM from the exons ATG ATGTTATTCATAGTCACTTTCCAGCTGTTGCTCTTCTTTCAAATGAGAGTTCTGG GGGCTTTTGGTCAAGACTGGAGTGTGAAATACACTCAAACTcgaaaatgtgctttaaaaggATTCACAGTGTATATGTCCGGTGATTACAGATATCCATCACATCTTGAAGGGGTAAAGAGGTTTTGGGCAATAAATCCAGGCAGAAAAGTGGAACCAGTTGATCTGACTACAGATCCAGAATATTCAGGCAGGACTGAATACTTTGAAGGTCGAAATAAACTTTTCTATCTCAAACTGATGAACGTGACTGAGAGGGATGAGCACATGTACAGTATCAGAATCACAACAAACATAGAGTCACaaagatatttattttatcctgGAGTGACCCTCAACGTCACAG GCCTCAGAGTGGAGAGTCCTGAACGTGTTTCAGAGGGAAATACAACACGGCTGACCTGTACGACCACCTGCCCTCTGCCAGACAGACCGACATACATCTGGTATAAAAACGGACGGCGTGTCGATAGAAATGATGAAGAAACTAACGTCCTGTCCCTGCGGCCGACTAGAATAGAGGACACAGGCAGTTACAGCTGTGCTGTGAGAGGATATGAAGGCCTTCCTTCACCTGCTGCCGCACTCAGTGTCAGAT ATTCTCCGAAGAAcgtctcagtgtccatcagtccctctggtgaaatagtggagggcagttcagtgactctgacctgcagctgTAATGCAAACCCACCTGCGGATGAGTACAGCTGGTTTAAGCAGAAACAGTTTCTTGGAAAGGGCAAAGATTACACCATCTCTAACATCAGCTCTGAGGATGGTGGAGAGTACAAGTGCAAGACCAGCAATGCAGAGGGTCAGCTGTACTCTAGTAGTGTAACTCTGAATGTTGTTGGTAAG CCGTCCCCTCTGTGGTCCTGTATGTAG
- the LOC108413945 gene encoding B-cell receptor CD22-like isoform X3 yields MSGDYRYPSHLEGVKRFWAINPGRKVEPVDLTTDPEYSGRTEYFEGRNKLFYLKLMNVTERDEHMYSIRITTNIESQRYLFYPGVTLNVTGLRVESPERVSEGNTTRLTCTTTCPLPDRPTYIWYKNGRRVDRNDEETNVLSLRPTRIEDTGSYSCAVRGYEGLPSPAAALSVRYSPKNVSVSISPSGEIVEGSSVTLTCSCNANPPADEYSWFKQKQFLGKGKDYTISNISSEDGGEYKCKTSNAEAVPSVVLYVAVVAALCGLAALLTVLIW; encoded by the exons ATGTCCGGTGATTACAGATATCCATCACATCTTGAAGGGGTAAAGAGGTTTTGGGCAATAAATCCAGGCAGAAAAGTGGAACCAGTTGATCTGACTACAGATCCAGAATATTCAGGCAGGACTGAATACTTTGAAGGTCGAAATAAACTTTTCTATCTCAAACTGATGAACGTGACTGAGAGGGATGAGCACATGTACAGTATCAGAATCACAACAAACATAGAGTCACaaagatatttattttatcctgGAGTGACCCTCAACGTCACAG GCCTCAGAGTGGAGAGTCCTGAACGTGTTTCAGAGGGAAATACAACACGGCTGACCTGTACGACCACCTGCCCTCTGCCAGACAGACCGACATACATCTGGTATAAAAACGGACGGCGTGTCGATAGAAATGATGAAGAAACTAACGTCCTGTCCCTGCGGCCGACTAGAATAGAGGACACAGGCAGTTACAGCTGTGCTGTGAGAGGATATGAAGGCCTTCCTTCACCTGCTGCCGCACTCAGTGTCAGAT ATTCTCCGAAGAAcgtctcagtgtccatcagtccctctggtgaaatagtggagggcagttcagtgactctgacctgcagctgTAATGCAAACCCACCTGCGGATGAGTACAGCTGGTTTAAGCAGAAACAGTTTCTTGGAAAGGGCAAAGATTACACCATCTCTAACATCAGCTCTGAGGATGGTGGAGAGTACAAGTGCAAGACCAGCAATGCAGAGG CCGTCCCCTCTGTGGTCCTGTATGTAGCTGTTGTGGCTGCTCTTTGTGGTCTTGCAGCTCTTCTCACTGTACTTATCTGGTAA
- the LOC108413945 gene encoding B-cell receptor CD22-like isoform X4: MNVTERDEHMYSIRITTNIESQRYLFYPGVTLNVTGLRVESPERVSEGNTTRLTCTTTCPLPDRPTYIWYKNGRRVDRNDEETNVLSLRPTRIEDTGSYSCAVRGYEGLPSPAAALSVRYSPKNVSVSISPSGEIVEGSSVTLTCSCNANPPADEYSWFKQKQFLGKGKDYTISNISSEDGGEYKCKTSNAEAVPSVVLYVAVVAALCGLAALLTVLIW; this comes from the exons ATGAACGTGACTGAGAGGGATGAGCACATGTACAGTATCAGAATCACAACAAACATAGAGTCACaaagatatttattttatcctgGAGTGACCCTCAACGTCACAG GCCTCAGAGTGGAGAGTCCTGAACGTGTTTCAGAGGGAAATACAACACGGCTGACCTGTACGACCACCTGCCCTCTGCCAGACAGACCGACATACATCTGGTATAAAAACGGACGGCGTGTCGATAGAAATGATGAAGAAACTAACGTCCTGTCCCTGCGGCCGACTAGAATAGAGGACACAGGCAGTTACAGCTGTGCTGTGAGAGGATATGAAGGCCTTCCTTCACCTGCTGCCGCACTCAGTGTCAGAT ATTCTCCGAAGAAcgtctcagtgtccatcagtccctctggtgaaatagtggagggcagttcagtgactctgacctgcagctgTAATGCAAACCCACCTGCGGATGAGTACAGCTGGTTTAAGCAGAAACAGTTTCTTGGAAAGGGCAAAGATTACACCATCTCTAACATCAGCTCTGAGGATGGTGGAGAGTACAAGTGCAAGACCAGCAATGCAGAGG CCGTCCCCTCTGTGGTCCTGTATGTAGCTGTTGTGGCTGCTCTTTGTGGTCTTGCAGCTCTTCTCACTGTACTTATCTGGTAA